From one Conexivisphaerales archaeon genomic stretch:
- a CDS encoding nucleotidyltransferase domain-containing protein gives MTKWIPNWLAEVYSKLFISFRSSPFTVRQAEEAGVKDPQVTLPRLARYGWIRRIHRGEYIVSEPVVTIISSFHADWREMVRQQEYVPLLESILERLLDGYGQRLKGLILFGSVARGKARPESDLDLIVVAEGMPERYGDRVRKTLSMLSSLETIKRETYYKKMALHPNIDLILIDKKEFGIPSAFYLDVVMEGIIMFERENFIKDTLEKIRTEFKKIGAARVEHPDGRWHWIIPTARRA, from the coding sequence ATGACCAAATGGATTCCCAACTGGCTTGCCGAGGTCTATTCAAAGCTATTCATTTCTTTCCGTTCTTCGCCGTTTACAGTAAGGCAGGCAGAAGAGGCAGGAGTCAAAGACCCTCAGGTCACTCTGCCCAGGCTAGCCAGGTATGGGTGGATAAGAAGGATTCACAGGGGCGAATACATCGTTTCTGAGCCGGTTGTCACCATCATCTCAAGTTTTCATGCGGACTGGAGGGAAATGGTCAGACAGCAGGAATACGTCCCTTTACTTGAATCGATTTTGGAAAGACTTCTTGATGGTTATGGTCAGAGACTGAAGGGATTGATACTTTTTGGATCAGTAGCCAGAGGAAAGGCCAGACCAGAGAGCGATTTAGACCTTATTGTAGTTGCTGAAGGGATGCCTGAAAGGTACGGAGATAGAGTAAGAAAGACGCTCTCGATGCTATCTTCGCTTGAGACTATAAAAAGGGAAACCTACTATAAGAAGATGGCACTCCATCCGAACATAGACCTGATACTTATCGACAAAAAGGAATTTGGGATTCCTTCAGCGTTTTACCTTGACGTGGTGATGGAGGGAATAATAATGTTTGAAAGAGAAAATTTCATAAAAGACACACTGGAGAAGATCAGGACAGAATTCAAAAAAATCGGCGCTGCGCGCGTTGAGCATCCCGATGGGAGATGGCACTGGATAATTCCGACTGCTAGGAGAGCATAG
- a CDS encoding HEPN domain-containing protein → MDMFRLAADYLRGARSRLKDAESALRRGDYPEVVRYSQEAVELSLKACLRLIGVEYPKVHDVSDELNINSSRFPSWFSERVEELAVISAELANKRAASMYGVEAAGKGPSDLFDRKEADLSLKQARKVYENAEKLYKEIASK, encoded by the coding sequence ATGGATATGTTCAGGCTCGCTGCAGATTATCTTAGGGGTGCAAGGTCAAGGCTAAAAGATGCAGAGTCTGCTCTAAGGAGAGGCGATTACCCCGAAGTTGTAAGGTACAGTCAGGAAGCTGTTGAACTTTCGTTGAAGGCATGTCTTAGACTGATTGGTGTAGAGTACCCGAAGGTGCATGACGTCAGCGATGAACTGAACATAAACAGCTCCAGATTCCCATCATGGTTTTCAGAGAGGGTTGAAGAGCTAGCCGTCATCTCTGCGGAACTGGCTAACAAGAGGGCTGCAAGCATGTACGGTGTAGAGGCTGCCGGAAAGGGACCTAGTGATCTCTTCGATAGAAAGGAAGCGGATCTGAGCCTAAAGCAGGCCAGGAAAGTCTACGAAAATGCGGAGAAATTATACAAAGAGATAGCCAGCAAGTAA
- a CDS encoding RtcB family protein produces MDIKLERVSECIWEIPKSFSPSMRVPARIFADDVLINKMKEDRTLLQAANVASLPGLYKYSIALPDAHEGYGFPIGGVAAEDAEEGVISPGGIGYDINCGVRLVRTNLTEDEVRPRLSELTDQLYNLIPSGVGSEGRLHFSPDGLSVVAEGGASWAVENGYGWNQDIEHAEERGRLDWADFSKVSQTARKRGADQLGTLGSGNHFVEIEKVDRIFDERAAKAMGITQEGQILALVHTGSRGFGHQTCSDYLRVMEGVMRRYDIKLPDRELACGPVKAKETEDYLGAMASAANFAWVNRQVITHRIREAFKNVFKTDAEKLDMHLVYDVCHNIVKREEHYIDGVKRVVYVHRKGATRAFPAGSSYIPADYRQIGQPVLIPGSMGTASWVLKGGEASMDLTFGSAAHGAGRFMSRSAAKRKHVYNELVGGLHQKGIMIRASSRDTVLEESPDAYKDVDNVVEVTHRLGLATKVVRMTPIGVVKG; encoded by the coding sequence TTGGATATAAAGCTTGAAAGGGTCTCTGAATGCATATGGGAGATTCCGAAGTCCTTCAGCCCCTCGATGAGAGTTCCAGCTAGGATATTTGCTGACGATGTCCTCATAAATAAGATGAAAGAAGACAGAACGCTTCTTCAGGCTGCGAATGTAGCCAGCCTTCCTGGGCTTTACAAATATTCAATAGCGCTGCCAGATGCGCATGAAGGATACGGCTTTCCGATAGGAGGGGTTGCTGCTGAAGATGCGGAGGAAGGGGTTATTTCACCCGGGGGAATAGGATACGATATAAACTGCGGTGTGAGATTGGTCAGGACCAACCTAACAGAAGATGAAGTAAGACCGAGGCTGTCAGAGCTTACAGACCAGCTTTACAACCTTATACCCAGCGGTGTTGGCAGCGAAGGAAGGCTTCATTTCTCGCCAGATGGTCTCTCCGTAGTTGCAGAAGGAGGCGCATCATGGGCCGTTGAAAACGGCTATGGCTGGAATCAGGATATAGAGCACGCAGAAGAAAGGGGAAGGCTGGACTGGGCTGATTTCTCAAAGGTCTCACAGACAGCAAGGAAGAGAGGTGCTGACCAGCTGGGGACCCTAGGCAGTGGAAACCACTTTGTCGAAATAGAAAAGGTTGACAGAATCTTCGACGAGAGAGCAGCCAAGGCGATGGGCATAACCCAGGAGGGCCAGATATTAGCTCTGGTTCATACAGGTTCGAGGGGCTTTGGGCATCAGACATGCAGCGACTATCTTAGGGTGATGGAGGGGGTGATGAGGAGATACGACATAAAGTTGCCTGACAGAGAGCTTGCCTGCGGGCCTGTTAAAGCAAAGGAGACGGAAGATTATCTGGGAGCCATGGCATCAGCAGCCAACTTCGCATGGGTGAACAGACAGGTTATAACCCACAGGATAAGAGAAGCTTTCAAAAATGTCTTCAAAACAGATGCAGAGAAGCTTGATATGCACCTTGTCTACGATGTCTGCCACAACATAGTGAAGAGGGAAGAGCATTACATAGACGGAGTGAAAAGAGTAGTATATGTGCACAGAAAAGGCGCAACCAGGGCTTTTCCGGCAGGTTCCAGCTACATCCCTGCTGACTACAGGCAGATAGGGCAGCCAGTGCTTATTCCTGGAAGCATGGGTACAGCTTCATGGGTGCTGAAGGGCGGAGAGGCAAGTATGGATCTGACCTTCGGCAGTGCAGCGCACGGAGCAGGCAGGTTCATGAGCAGGTCTGCTGCAAAGAGAAAGCATGTCTATAACGAGCTTGTGGGAGGTCTTCATCAGAAGGGGATAATGATAAGAGCATCCAGCAGGGATACCGTGCTGGAAGAGTCGCCCGATGCCTACAAGGATGTTGACAACGTTGTAGAAGTCACGCATAGACTTGGCCTTGCTACAAAGGTGGTCAGAATGACACCGATAGGGGTAGTGAAAGGCTGA
- the endA gene encoding tRNA-intron lyase yields the protein MDSTEDSLQQQDQEQEQKLSVTFAGKLKGYRVIVERSDISKELTKRGLGDEEADFISLRIYEAMYMVRQGWLSVSDAENNAVSFQTLVARCLSEDKRGWTKFLVYRDLRSRGYVVREGYGIRSDLRVYDRGDYPSTPAKYTVLPINEGEKVRLSELEKMLERVYMMGKEAIVAVVERRGEIIYYRASRMNFSKN from the coding sequence ATGGATTCTACAGAGGATAGCCTTCAACAGCAGGATCAGGAACAGGAGCAGAAGCTATCGGTAACGTTTGCAGGCAAGCTGAAGGGCTACAGGGTAATTGTCGAAAGGTCTGATATTTCAAAGGAGCTTACAAAGAGGGGGCTGGGGGACGAAGAAGCAGACTTCATTTCCCTGAGAATTTATGAAGCTATGTATATGGTCAGGCAGGGCTGGCTCAGCGTCAGTGATGCGGAAAACAACGCTGTATCATTCCAGACTCTGGTGGCTAGATGCCTCTCTGAGGATAAGAGAGGCTGGACAAAGTTTCTTGTCTACAGGGACCTTAGAAGTAGGGGATATGTCGTTAGAGAAGGCTATGGCATTCGCTCTGACCTCAGGGTCTACGACAGGGGAGACTATCCATCAACTCCAGCGAAATACACTGTACTCCCGATCAACGAAGGCGAAAAGGTCAGACTTTCGGAACTGGAGAAGATGCTGGAAAGAGTATACATGATGGGTAAGGAAGCAATCGTTGCAGTGGTTGAAAGGAGAGGCGAGATAATTTATTACAGGGCATCACGCATGAATTTCTCGAAGAACTGA
- a CDS encoding UbiA family prenyltransferase, with amino-acid sequence MNVYSYFRLIRPVNAVMIGFAVLVGEAVASSTLKLNLTTLFGFLTGFCITAYSMVINDIFDREVDRANNRSDRPIASRLIAVRNAWMYSMILLLMGLTFSLLTGLATFIIALAFAGVSILYNYRLKETGLLGNVSVALSMTIPFIYGGILVGRGLNMLLDMMALTAFLAGVGREVIKGITDVEGDALRNVRSIARVKGVKIASVVGGALFLLAVVTSQIPTLMGRVNSPYLIVIGITDMVFIFLAAYIISDSGKAKRVKNLALLGMLLGLIGFILQGVLP; translated from the coding sequence ATGAACGTTTACTCCTATTTTAGGCTCATCAGACCTGTCAACGCCGTTATGATAGGCTTTGCAGTGCTGGTGGGAGAAGCTGTAGCTTCTTCAACCCTGAAACTCAACCTTACCACTTTGTTTGGATTTCTGACTGGCTTCTGCATAACTGCATATTCGATGGTCATAAACGATATCTTCGACAGAGAGGTTGACAGGGCAAATAACAGATCAGACAGGCCGATAGCATCGAGGTTGATAGCTGTCAGAAACGCTTGGATGTATTCGATGATACTTCTTCTTATGGGGTTAACTTTCTCTCTACTTACAGGCCTTGCCACATTTATCATAGCTCTGGCTTTTGCTGGTGTATCAATACTGTACAACTACAGGCTGAAAGAAACCGGGTTGTTAGGCAATGTATCAGTTGCACTTTCGATGACCATCCCGTTCATTTACGGAGGTATTCTGGTCGGAAGAGGCTTGAATATGCTCCTTGATATGATGGCTCTTACAGCATTTCTTGCAGGAGTTGGTAGAGAGGTGATCAAGGGCATCACCGACGTTGAGGGAGATGCCCTGAGAAACGTCAGGAGCATAGCTAGGGTAAAAGGTGTAAAGATAGCATCGGTCGTAGGAGGGGCTCTCTTTCTATTGGCAGTGGTGACAAGCCAGATACCAACACTTATGGGCAGAGTCAATTCACCCTACCTCATTGTAATAGGAATTACTGATATGGTCTTCATATTTCTGGCTGCTTATATAATCAGCGACAGTGGTAAAGCGAAGAGGGTGAAGAATTTGGCCCTGCTTGGCATGCTCCTTGGCCTGATAGGTTTCATACTTCAGGGTGTTCTTCCATGA
- a CDS encoding AAA family ATPase, translated as MMWAEKHKPVSLEAMVGNEEARTIVYDWLMNWKLGMKPLLLVGPPGVGKTTMAYAAARQQGFVLLELNASDTRTKAELSKRLQSVVSASLMAENRMLLLDEVDGLYGRADYGGLEYLVDHLEDLPVPAILTANDPDSEQVKKLAKKARLVRMFRIPSRLAELYLRRVLDAEGKTLDDEQIRNLVNAAAGDMRTLLNTAQVVAESGSRQVSEKEVTYTLSQAVSLASSSADFEEALSYMQNCDADPDEKLSACFNAVVSSRMDEESRRKALRYLAEANLLLKRLKSTQQWRQLRYFDRLLVASILGSKVSFSQSSDTLPFPLKLRIWNDSKQLKSFVSMLSKQLHVSTSEISANLLSYFLIIISKSEDGLKGWALRQNLSQPELNVLEKELKSVISALNR; from the coding sequence ATGATGTGGGCTGAGAAGCACAAACCTGTCTCTCTCGAAGCGATGGTGGGTAACGAAGAGGCAAGGACGATAGTCTACGACTGGTTGATGAACTGGAAGCTAGGGATGAAGCCACTGCTTCTTGTTGGGCCGCCCGGCGTGGGAAAGACAACGATGGCCTATGCTGCTGCTAGGCAGCAGGGTTTTGTCCTCCTGGAGCTCAATGCCAGCGATACCAGGACCAAGGCAGAATTGTCAAAGAGGCTGCAGTCAGTCGTATCTGCCAGTCTCATGGCAGAGAACAGAATGCTTCTTCTGGATGAGGTTGACGGTCTCTATGGCAGAGCCGATTATGGAGGGCTTGAATACCTTGTAGATCATCTGGAAGACCTGCCTGTTCCTGCTATTCTTACAGCTAATGACCCTGATTCAGAGCAGGTGAAGAAGCTGGCTAAGAAGGCAAGGCTGGTAAGGATGTTCAGGATACCCTCCAGACTTGCAGAACTGTATCTTCGGAGAGTGCTCGATGCTGAGGGCAAAACTCTGGACGATGAACAGATAAGAAATCTGGTAAACGCAGCTGCAGGGGATATGAGGACACTGCTCAACACCGCTCAGGTTGTAGCGGAATCGGGAAGCAGGCAGGTATCAGAGAAAGAGGTGACCTACACTTTAAGCCAGGCAGTATCTCTGGCTTCATCTTCTGCAGATTTTGAAGAAGCTCTTTCCTACATGCAGAACTGTGATGCAGACCCTGACGAAAAGCTGTCTGCATGCTTCAATGCGGTAGTTTCGTCCAGAATGGATGAAGAATCGAGGAGGAAGGCGCTGAGATACCTTGCTGAAGCTAATCTGCTGCTCAAGAGACTGAAATCTACTCAGCAATGGCGTCAGCTTAGATACTTTGACAGATTATTGGTGGCCTCAATACTTGGCAGCAAGGTCTCTTTTTCACAGTCGAGCGATACCCTGCCTTTTCCTCTCAAGCTGAGAATATGGAACGATTCCAAGCAGCTGAAGTCGTTTGTGTCGATGCTTTCGAAGCAGCTTCATGTCTCCACATCTGAGATCTCTGCCAACCTTCTTTCCTACTTTCTCATCATAATTTCGAAATCTGAAGACGGACTGAAAGGTTGGGCTTTGCGACAGAACCTCTCCCAGCCCGAACTGAACGTTCTGGAA